Part of the Ruania alba genome is shown below.
AGGTGGCTGTGGAACCCGTGGTTCTGGTGTGGTGTCTCCTGCCAGGGGGAGAAGTTCGGGTCGTGCTGTTGGGTGAGGGCGAACCAGGGGGCCATCTTCTCCAGCTCCCCGGGCTCGAGCCGGCCGGGTTCTACCTCGGCAGGGTCATACATCGAGGCGTACGGTTCGGGCACCAGGTAGGGCGGGTGCGGGTCGTGGAAGCTGGCCCAGGTGAAGAACGGGTCGTCGGTGTCGGCGGCGCGGTCGATCGCGGCGATGGTGCGCTCGGCGGTCCAGGTGGAGTAGTGGTATTCGGCAGGAAGGTCCCAGGAGTGCTGCCGTTCGTCGCCACGAACCTCGGGCCAGGACTGGAAGTAGTCGGCCCAGTCGGTCAGGCCCTGCTCTTCCATCCAGATTGCGTAATGCTGGCCCACGTGGGACTCGTCGGCATGGTTGCGGGCGAGCTCGATGTGGTCGAAGCCGTAGTAGGGGCCGTGGAACTCGCGCCAGAAGTCCAGGTCGCGCAACGTCGGCTGTGCCTCGAGGGAGGTCTGCTCCGGAGTGGATGCCAGCGGCTGGAAGTGTGCTTTGCCGATCAGAGAGGTCTGGTAGCCCGCCTGGCCGAGCAGGTCACCAAGGAAGGTGCGTTCCTCCTCCAGCTTCGTCCCGATCGTCCAGCACCCGTGCCAGGACGGGTATTCACCGGTGATGATCGAGGACCGGGAGGGTGAGCACAGCGGGTTGTTGCAATACGCCCGGTCCACTGTGACGCCGTCGGTACCGATGCTGTCGATGTTCGGGGTGTCCAGCATCGGCGTCACTGACCCCAACGCGCTGTGGTGCTGCTGGTCCGTGGTGATCAGCAGGATGTTCGGGCGGGCGTCACCTGCATGATCTCCAGCGGTCGCGGAGAGTTCATGACTCATCTAGTGATTCCTTTCGTTGCACGTGCTGCGCTGGACGGCTCGGTTCCGCGGCGCGCTCAGGAGAGTGGCCCCTGCTGTGCTACTTTACCGTTAGGTCTGTAAATAATCCATCGAAGGGGAACGTGGCTGTGCTGACCTCGACCATTACTGTCGATCCGGCCTACGTGATCGGTGAGATCGACCCGCGGATGCGCGGGTCGTTCGTGGAGCACCTCGGCAGATGTGTCTACACCGGGATCTACGAGCCCGGCCACACCACCGCCGACGGCGATGGGTTCCGGTTCGACGTTCGTGACCTCACCCGTGATCTGGGGGTGAGCATCGTGCGCTACCCAGGCGGGAACTTCGTCTCTGGCTATCGGTGGGAGGACGGGGTAGGTCCGCGGGAGGAGCGGCCCACAAAACTTGACCTCGCGTTCCAGTCGATCGAGACGAACGCCGTCGGTATCGGTGAATTCATGGCATGGACCCGAACCGTGGGTGCTGAGGCAATGATGGCCGTCAATCTCGGCACTCGCGGCGTGGAGGAGGCGGCGGCTCTTGTCGAGTACTGCAATCACCCCGGCGGTGGGTACTGGTCCGATCTGCGCCACCGGCATGGCCGCGCAGATCCCTACGGCATCGGCGTGTGGTGCCTCGGCAACGAGTTGGACGGACCGTGGCAGATCGGGCGCAAACCCGCGCGGGAGTACGGGATCCTGGCCGCGGCAGCAGGTGCAGCGATGCGGCGCGTCGACCCCAGTATCCAGCTGGTCGCCTGTGGCTCGTCGGGGCGGCGGATGGCGACCTACGCCGCCTGGGAGGCGGAAGTGCTCGAGCACACCTACGAGGTCGTGGACTACATCTCCGTGCACGCCTATCACGGACCACGCGGTGACACCCGCGCCGACTACGTGGACTTCATGGCTGCCGGCGCCGACATGGACGCCATGATCACCCAAGTCATCGGAACCAGCGACTACGTGGGCGCGAAGCTGAAGTCCCGCAAACGCCTCAACCTCTCTTTCGACGAGTGGAACGTGCGACACACCCATGGGACGTGGCGTCAGGGTCACGAGCCGTGGACTGTGGCACCGCCGCTCATCGAGGACACGCACTCGGTGACTGACGCGGTGGTCGTGGGATCGATGCTGAACAGCCTGCTCCGGCATGCGGACCGCGTCACCATGAGCTGCTTCGCACAGCTGGTGAACATCCACGCCCCGATCCGGACGGCAGCCGGAGGACCGGCTTGGCGGCAGGCCTCCTACTACCCGATGCAGGCCGTCTTCGCCCACAGCCAGGGTCAGTCCATCCGGCTAGCCGTCGAGTCGCCACCGATGACCACCCAGTCGTACGGAGACGTGGACCAGGTCGACGCCGCCGCCACCCGTGATGAGGACGGATCGCTCACCGTGTTCGTCGTGAACCGCTCCCTCGACGACGCCGTGCTCAGTGACGTCGTCGTCCGCGCCATGGGCCAGCCGCACGTGACTGAGCACGTCTTGCTTCATGACGATGACCCGGACGCGACCAATACCCATGACCATCCGGACCGGGTGCGTCCCCGTCACCTGGACCCGCCAGGTCTCGACGGCGGGCGTCTCCAGGTCATGCTTCCGCCACGCTCCTGGCAGATGATCCGCATCGTCGATGACGCCGGTAGGAGGAACGCATGAGAACGGGCCGACCGAACATCCTGCTCGTCACCACCGACACTTCCCGCACCGACACCCTGGGCTGCTACGGCTCGACGCATGCCATATCCCCGCACCTGGATGCCCTCGCCGCGCAGGGTGTGGTGTTCGAGCAGGCGCACACCAACGCTCCCGTGTGCATGCCCGCCCGCACCAGCCTGCTCACCGGGACGCACACGCCCATCCACGGCACGGTGGAGAACGCCCTGCACCGGCGGCGCCATCTCACCCCGTGCACCGATCTCCTCGCCGACGTCGGCTACCGGACGATCATGGTCGGCAAGACACACTTCGGGCCGATGCCGGATTCGTTCGCGATCCAGCACCCGTTTGCCGGGGAGAAGGGTGGCCCTGTCCAGGACGAGTACGCCGATTTCCTCGCCGACCACGGGTACCAGCGGTCCGTCGCAGAGCCGGGGTTGCTGCCCGAGGAGCTCACCAGTGACGCGTGGGCCGTGGACACCGCGATCGCGGAGATCGATAAGGTCGGTGCAACGCCGTTCTTCCTGCACTGCTCCTTGCTCAGCCCTCACTCGCCTCTGGACCCGCCGCAGCGATGGATCGACGCCTTCGCCGACCGGGAGCTTCCTCCGGTGATCCCCGGGCCCGACGAACCGGATGAGCTGCCCCGACAACTGCGCGACCTGCTGGGTCTCGACGATGCCGACACACCCGACCCCGACGAGATCGACCGGCTGCGCCGCCTTTACTACGCCTCCGCAGCCGCTACTGACGCTCAGATCGGGCGGCTCGTCGACCACCTGGACCACGCGGGCCTGGCCGAGAACACCCTCGTCATTGTCACCAGTGACCACGGGCAGCAGTACTACGACCACGGGTTCAACGACAAGCACACCTTCTACGACGCGTCCTGGCGGATCCCGCTCATCCTGCGGCAACCCGGAACCATCCCCGGCGGGGCGCGACAGGGCTTCGCCATGCTCACGGATGTGACCGCCACGATCCTGGCCGCAGCAGGAGTCGACTTCCCACCGGTGCAAGGCTTCGACCTGCTCCCGGCAGTGCGGGACGGCCGCGCGTCACCACGCCGGTGTGCCACCGCCGTGCTGTACCGATCGCTCGCCCTGTGCAACCGGCGGTGGAAGCTGGAGTATTACCCCGACGAGGATACGGGGCGGCTCTTCGACCGGATCGCCGACCCCGACGAACTCACCGACCTCTACCGCGATCCAACATGTCAGGGGGTGCGGGACGAGCTGCTCACCGCGTTACTGATCTGGCGGGCCGATCTCTGCGACGTCGAAGCCTTGCAGGTATCAGCCGGGCGCGGCGGGCCAGTGGCCAAGCGGGCCATGGCGATGAGCGCCGCCGTCCGCGGCGTCGATGCCGAAGCACGGGTCAGTGCACGCGCCGCAGTGATCGACGACGGCGCCGAGCTCGCCTGAGTCCGACGCCGCCGCGGGCCTCATGCGTCGCGCAGCAGCGCCAGGCCGTCCGTGCCGCCCAGGGTGACCGAGGTGCCCACCAGGGACCCGTCGTTCGTGGCGGGGTCCTGCTCAGGTGTGCCCTGCAACCGCCGGACGCGGTCCTCCGGAAACAGGCTCGCCAAGTCCACCTGGTATGGCGACTCGGAGGGGTTCGCCAGCACTAGCCCGTGCTCGAACTCGCGCACCATCGCATCGGCCCCGGCGTGCAGCCGCAGGTCCCGTAGAGTCAGCGACCCGGTTCCCTCGGCGAGGAACCTCAGGTCGATCGGGCCATGGGCGACGTCCGGGAAGTACAGCACCACGTGCTGCGGTTCGGTGTCGATATAGGTCAGCATGACGTCGTCGGAATCGGTACTCCCGGCCGGTGTCACGGCCACCTTCAGCAACCGGCCGATACCGGACGAGTACTCATCCAGCTCCTCACCCGAGACGGTCAGCGCCACCACCAGATCGCCGTCGGGAACATCCACGTTCGCCAGCGTGAACGAAGCTCCCGGTAGGAACGTGAAGAACCGCGTGAGGCGGGCGGGAAACTCACTGTCGTCCGAGTTCGAGTCGAATGAGATCCGGAGGGCCGAGCCGCCGTCGGTGACTCGCTCGAAGGACACACCGGGGCCGGCGAACCGGTCCACGAAGTGCTTCGGCCAGCCCACGCCGGCGCCACGCAGCAGGTCCGGTGACCGCTCGGCGAGATGCTGGGCCGGTCGCAACGGCCGCCCGAGCCAGTTCAACTGGTGCTCTGCACCTGCCCACACCTCGTCCAGGACGCCCACGGCTGCGTCGTCGGGTTTGTCCGGCTCGTCGAAGAAGGTGACGGCGATCCCGGCCAGCTGCGCCGCGGCGAACACCAGCCGCATGTCCGAGTAGTCGACCGGGCCGTCATGCCGGGGACGGCGGTGGTTGATATAGCTGAACGCCGGCTCCCGGGAGTGCGTCTGAACGTAGTCCAGACTGCCCAGGACCGATGACCACCAGCGGTAGTCACTGACCTCCACACCGGGAAAAGCTTCCTTCTCGATCCCGTTGATCATCGTCAGGTCGGGGCGCTGACCGACGTCGTCCCGCCGTCCGGTCAGGCGTGCTCCGTCAGTGAGGATGAGCTTGTCCGGGAGCCGTTCCCGCAGGCGGCGGATCGCTTCGATCTGCCCGACGCCGTAGCGGTTGATGCCGTCGATCACTCCTTCATCGGCGATGCCGTCACCGTCCAGGTCGGCGAACCGCCGGAACGTGCCGATCGTGAAGGTGAAGATGTCGAACTGGACACCGTCGATGATCTCGAGCTCGCCGCCCGGTCCGAGGCGGAGGGCCATGTCCTCGACGAAGGCGTCGATACCGTTGCGGCCGCGGGCATCGCGTGGACCGTCCGGGTCGAAGTTGATCCACCAGACCAGGCCCGCGTCCTCCGATCCCCACGGTCCGGTCACGATGTGCGGGGCGACGTACGCACCTGCCGGGAAGGCGAGCGGCTCCGTGCCATAGCGTCCGCGGTCGACAGTGATGGTCCCCGCCTCGTCATCGATATCGACGAGGGTCACCTGTTCGCTCACGTGCCAGTCGGGGAGACCGTCTGCGCCCGTCGCGGCGATGCCGATGTCGTCGTGCACGGTGCCCTCTCGCCCGACGTCGAGGCGGAAGATCGAGGTGTCGGCCACGTGCAGCACGGTACGGGTGGCGTCCGGCTGTGTCGCCGCAGTGAGCGTGGTGCCGGCACGGTAGGTCCAGTGCCCACCGAAGGTGAACACGCCGTACGGATCGAAGTCCGGACGGCGCAGCCTGCCGTTGAAGTGGAGGAGCACCAGCTGGTCGGGGTGCTCGCGCTTGAACCGGGTGACGTACTCGACGTTCGCCTCGCCGGTGGTGGTGGGCTTCTCCTCCTGAACGACCTTGCCGACGATTCCGTTCAGCGTGGAGAACTGCTGTGCCCATTCCTCGTATGCCATGGAGTGCACCAGCAGTTCGGACTGCCGGAAGTGGAAGGACCGGGGGAAGCCGGCGGTCAGGATCGTTGGGGCACTGCCACTCGGTACGGCCGCCGCCGGAGCAGGGCCGGCGCCCAGGGCGATTCCGGCACCCACTCCGGTGGCACTGGCCGCCAGGAACGCTCGCCTGCTCAGATCGATGTGGCTCGAGGGGGTCATGGAGTTTCCTTTCGTGGTCATCACGAGCGCCGCAGGGCCAGCCCGTCGAGCGCCGCCAGCGTGACGTTCGCGCCGACAGGGGAGCCGTCATTGGTGTTCGGATCCTGCTCGGGGGTTCCTTGCAGCCGCCGGAACGCGTGGTCCGGAAAGAGCGCGGAGAGGTCGAAGGTGTGCGGTGCTCCGGAGGGATTGGCCAGGACGAGGCCGTGCTCGAATTCGCGAATCATCACATCGGGTCCGGCATGCAGCCTGAGGTTGTGCAGGGTGACCGATCCGGGACCCTCAGCGAGGAATCGGAGGTCGATCGAGCCAGCCGCGATGTTCTGGAAGTAGAGGGTCGCCTGGCGCGGGGTGCTGTCGATGTAGGTGAGGAGTACGTCGTCGGTGTCCAGGCTGCCGGCCGGGGTCACGGCGACTTTCAGCAGCCGCCCGATGTCAGGGGAGTAAGAGTCGAGGTTCTCGCCCGAGACCGTCATCGCGAGTACGAGGTCACCGCCAGGGACCTCGACCTCCGGGATCACGAAGGACGATCCGGGCAGGTAGGTGAAGAACTGCGCGTACTGCGCCGGAAACTCGGAGTCGCCGGCATCCGGCCCGAACGCGACGCGCATCGAGGCGCCACCGGCGCCGGTTCGCCGGTGCGCACTCGCCCCTGGGCCGTCAATGCGGCTGGTGAACCGGCCGGGCCACCCGACCCCGCCGCCCTGGAGTAGATCGGGGGAGCGTTCGGCGAGGTGCTGCGCCGGGCGCAACGGGTGGCCGAGCCAGTTCGGCTGCTTGTCCGTTCCAGCCCAGACCTCGTCGAGCACACCGGCCAGGGCGTCGGCAGGCTTGTCCGGCTCGGACTTCGGTGCGTAGTTGATGGCGATACCGACCATCTGGGCCGCGGCGAACTCGAGCCGGAGGTCGGCGTAGTCCCGCTCGTCGTTGCGGACGTGGTTGATGAAGCTCAGTGATGGCTCCCGGGAGCGCTGCTGCGCGAACTCCAGGCTGCCCAGGACGGTCGACCACCAGCGGTACTGCCAGCGACGGAACCCGGGGAAGCCCTCCTTCTCGATCCCGTTGATCATCGACAGTTCCGGGCGCTGGCCCAGATCGTGACGGCGTGGGGCGATGCGTGCGCCGTCAGTGAGGATGAGCTTGTCCGGGAGTTGTTCGCGCAGGCGACGGATCGCCTCGATCTGGCCGAGACCGTAGGCGTTCACGCCGTCGATGACGCCCTGGTCGATCTCGCCGTCGCCGTCGAGGTCGGCGAAGAGCCGGAACTTCTCGATGGTGAAGGTGAAGATGTCGAACTGGACGCCGTCGATGATCTCGAGCTCGCCACCTGGGCCTAGGCGGCGTGTCATGTCCTCGACGAAGCAATCGATGCCGTTGCGCCCGTGGGAGTCGCGCGGTGCATCGAGGTGGAAGTTGATCCACCAGATCAGACCGGCATCCTCGCTCCCCCAGGGGCCCGTGACGATGTGTGCGGCGAGGTACGACCCGGCCGGGAACGCGAGCGGCTCGGTGCCGTACCTGCCCCGCCGGACGGTGATCGTGCCTGCCGCGGCGTCGATGTCGACGAGACTGACCTGCTCGCTGTGGTGCCAGTCCGGGAGGCCGTCGTTGCCCATCAATGCGATACCGATGTCGTCGTGCACAGTGCCGATCCGGCCTACGTCCATCTGGAAGACCGAGGTGTCGGCGACGTGCAGGACGACCTCATCAGCGTCAGCGATGACGGCCCGGGTCAGCTGTGTGCCTGCGCGGTAGGTCCAGTGCCCGCCGAATGTGAACAGGCCGTACGGGTCGTAGTCGGGACGGCGGAGGCGCCCGTTGTAGTGCATGAGCACCAGCTGGTCGGGGTGGTCCCGTTTGAACCGGGTGAAGTACTCCACGTTCTGCTGCCCGGTGGTCGAGATCTTCTCCTCCGGCACGATCTTGCCGATGATGCCGTTGAGGGAGGAGAACTCCTCGGCCCACTGCTCGTACGGGGTGGTCGCGACTGTGAACTCGCTCTGCCGGTAGTGGAACGAGCGTGGAAAGCCCGCAGTGAAGATGGCGGGAAGGGTAACGCCGTTCCGCGTGGGCGCTGCCGATGCGGCCGGAGTGCCGGTGGCGAGTCCGGCGAGGGTGCCGGCAGCAGCACCGGCTGCGAGGAACTGTCGTCTGTTCAGGTCTGTGTGGACGCCATCGGTCATCTCGTGAGCCTCCTTGCTCTGACGGAACCCTGCGGTCGGCGCCAGTGAAGCACAGCCCAGCAGGTTGCGCAATGGTCTGTAACTAATTGGTCTCTGTCTGTCGCCAGGGGTTTACATAAAGGTCTAAAAGTAATAGAACGGTCCTACTCGCCGCCGCTCGTTGGCCAGCGGGAACCACGCCAGAGCTGTCGTCACAAGGAGTCCAGAGATGTCCGGAAACGTTGGAGGTAGGAGCCTCGATCGCCGTCACTTCCTCGGCGGCGGTCTGGCAGGCGCTGCCCTGCTTGGCGCGGCTGCGTGCCGCGGAGCCCCGAGCGGCAACGGCGGTGGTGGCAACGGCGGCGGTGGAGACGGCGGTGGCGAGGTCTCTCTCTCCGCCATGTGGTGGGGCGAGGCCTCCCGCAGCGAGATGTTCGCCGAAGCGGTGGAGTTGTTCGCCGGCCAGCACGAGGATGTGACGATCAACTCGGAGTACTCCGGGTTCGGTGGCTACTTCGACAAGCTCGCCACCCGTGTGGCGGGCGGGAACCAGCCGAGCATCTTCCAGCTGCACGCGGTCTCGATGGGGGACTACGTGAGCCGTGGTGTGGTGCGAGAGCTCGATGACCTCCTTGCTGACCCGCTCGGCCTGGACACGTTGCCTGACTACGTCAAGGACAGCTGCACCTTCGACGGGTCGTTCATGCTCGTTCCCCTCGGGCTCGCCACGGCTCCGGCCATGGTGGTGAACACCGCAGTCCTGGAGCGTCTCGGTGTGGATCTGCCACCGGCGGACTGGACCTTCGAGGACTTCGGTGCACTGGTGCGCGCTGTCAACGCCGCTGATTCGGAGATGTTCGGTAGCGTGGATGCCAGTGCGAAGTTCGTCGCCTTCGAACACTTCGTACGCAGCCGTGAGCAAGGGGCGAACCTGTTCACGCCGGACGGGGAGATCGCCTTCACGGTCGACGACGCCACGGAGTGGTTTGCGACGTGGGAAGAACTCCGTGCTGACGGTGCCGTGCCACCGATGGAGACCACCTCGGCCGCACAGGGCTTCGAGGCGGATCCGATGGTCACTGGTCTCGCGGCCATGACGATGGCGGCCTCCAGCAAGGGCATCGAGGGGCATCAGCGGCTGGTCGAGGACCAGCTGGCCCTGTTCCAGTTCCCCACCCGGAACGTGGAGGCCTCGCTTCTGGCACCGGTGGAATGGTTCGCGCTGTCTGCCGACCTCTCCGACGAGGAGGCACGGGTGGCGGCAGAGATGTGTCACTTCATCCTCACCGACACCGAAGCCATGTCGACCGTCGAACTGCACCACGGCGTCCCTCTCTTCGAGGAGGGGCGTGAGTTCCTCCGCGCGGAGATCGACACACCCGTGGTCCAGCAGATCTTCGACAACGTCGATGAGGTGGCAGCCACTGACCCTTGGGCCCGAGTGTCTTACCCGGCAGGGATGGGGAGCCAGATCGCCGACCTGATGCGGCGGACCGGCGAACAGATCGGATTCGGTGAGGTCAGCGTGGAGGACGGGTCGGCGCAGTTCGTCGAAGATGCCGAACAACTGGCTGCTGAGGCATAACCGGCCGATGACGAGTTCCGCAGCACTACACCGCCCACCCGCTCGACCCTCCAGGAGACGCCGTCGTCGTCATCGCGACAACGGCTGGGGATACCTTTTCCTCGCACCGTGGTTGGCAGGACTGTTCCTGCTCACGCTCGGCCCGATGCTGGCGTCGCTGTACCTGGCCTTCACTGACTTCGACCTGTTCACCACCCCGGAGTGGGTCGGGGCGAGCAACTTCATCACGATGTTCACAGACGACGAGAGCTTCCTCGCGTCGCTGCGGGTCACGGCCACCTACGTGGCGATCGGCGTTCCGCTGGAACTCCTGATGGCGCTCGGCGTCGCGCTCGCGCTCAACCGGGGGTTGCGTGGCCTGAGTCTGTACCGCTCGGTGTACTACCTCCCGTCGCTCCTCGGCGGCAGTGTGGCGATCGCCGTGCTGTGGCGGCAGGTGTTCGGCGGGGACGGGCTCGTGAACCAGTTCCTCGCGATGTTCGGTATCCACGGACCGAGCTGGATCTCGGACCCCGATTACGCGCTGCACACCCTGATCGTGCTGCACGTCTGGCAGTTCGGCGCGCCGATGGTGATCTTTCTGGCAGGTCTTCGGCAGATCCCGCAGGAACTCTACGACGCAGCTTCGGTGGACGGTGCGGGCCGCCTCGCGAAGTTTATCAAGGTCACCATTCCGATGCTCAGTCCGGTGATCTTCTTCAACCTGGTGCTGCGCCTGATCAACTCGTTCCAGGCGTTCACACCTGCCTACATCATCAGCGGCGGATCCGGCGGACCGGTCGACTCCACGCTCTTCTACACGCTTTACCTGTATAAGGAGGGGTTCGTGAACTTCCGGATGGGATATGCCTCGGCATTGGCATGGTTCCTCCTCGCAGTGATCGCCATCCTCACCGCGATCAACTTCCTGGCTTCGAAGTACTGGGTGCACTATGAGCGCTGAGGTGCGTGCGCCGTCCCGGGCGCAGACGATCGGGCGCCGCCGGCGGCGGCTGGCACACGTGCTGCTGATCCTCGGTGCGGTCGTGATGACCTACCCGCTGCTGTGGATGCTGGCCAGCTCCCTGAAGCCGGAGACTGAGATCTTCACCCAGCCGGACCTGTGGCCGAACGACTGGGACTTCGGCAACTATGCCGAGGGCTGGCGGGGGATCGGGGAGACATTCGGGCTGTTCCTGATCAACTCCACCTACATCTCGGCGTTCTCGATCATCGGCAACGTACTGTCCTGCTCGATGGCGGCATACGCCTTTGCTCGGCTGGACTTCCGGTTCAAGAAGATCTGGTTCGCTGCGATGCTGGCCACAGTGATGCTGCCGAATCACGTCACGTTGGTTCCGCAGTACACGATCTTCAATTCGCTGGGCTGGATCAACTCCTACCTGCCGCTGATCGTTCCGAACTTCCTCGGCACCGCGGCGTTCTTCATCTTCCTCATGGTGCAATTCATCCGCGGCCTGCCCGGTGACCTGGACGACGCTGCCCGGGTGGACGGCTGCGGCCCGTTCAAGACGTACCTGTACATCATCATGCCGCTGCTGACTCCGGCCCTGGTGACCACGACGATCTTCACCTTCATCTGGTCCTACAACGACTTCTTCAGCCAGTTGATCTACATCAGCGACACGAGCCTGTTCACCGTGCCTCTGGGTCTACGCCTCTTCCTCGATGCAGCAGGTGAATCCTCCTGGGGGCCAATGCTTGCGATGGGCGTGCTCGCCCTGGTGCCCGTGTTCGTGCTGTTCCTCGCCTTCCAGCGGTTGATCGTCGAAGGCATCGCCACCACGGGGCTGAAATGACCACGACGCACGCGCCTCACGGGTGGGTGCCGCACGGGAGCATCCGCCGTCTCTCGGTGCTCGCCCTCGGAGCCACCTGGCTGGTCTACCTCGCGCTGCTGTGGGTACTGGCGTGCATTCCGGTGGTGACGGCGCCCGCCGCCACAGTGGCGCTCGTGGAACGGGTCCGGGCGTGGGACACCGACGGCGATGTGCCGAGTTGTCGACGATTCCTCGCCTCGATGGGGCGCCACGGGGTAGCGCGCAGCGCCACAGTGGTGGGGGTTCTCGTGGTCTACGCCGTCCTGGCGGCCGACCTTCATGCCCTCGGGCTGATGGAGCAGGGCCGCCGCGCGGCCGTGCTGATCTGGTTCGCCGTCTCCATCACCGCCGCTTTGCTCACCGCGTTCGTGCTGCCCACGCTCGCCAACAGCGTGGTGGGCCTGGCGGCATTGAAGCGTTCCGCGTTGCTCGCGATCGCACGCGCACCCCTCGCGGCGGCGGTCGTGGCCGCGACCGGGGTGGCGGCCCTGAT
Proteins encoded:
- a CDS encoding sulfatase family protein; the protein is MSHELSATAGDHAGDARPNILLITTDQQHHSALGSVTPMLDTPNIDSIGTDGVTVDRAYCNNPLCSPSRSSIITGEYPSWHGCWTIGTKLEEERTFLGDLLGQAGYQTSLIGKAHFQPLASTPEQTSLEAQPTLRDLDFWREFHGPYYGFDHIELARNHADESHVGQHYAIWMEEQGLTDWADYFQSWPEVRGDERQHSWDLPAEYHYSTWTAERTIAAIDRAADTDDPFFTWASFHDPHPPYLVPEPYASMYDPAEVEPGRLEPGELEKMAPWFALTQQHDPNFSPWQETPHQNHGFHSHLTDEDKLRKDIAVYYGMMTLIDDQVGRILDHLASRGLAENTLVIFTSDHGHFLGQHGLVAKGAFHYEDLLRVPFLARWPQRIPAGSRTSSLLGLIDLAPTMLTAAGLDVPGSTQGVNQLDVWTGEHDTARDHVIVENRHQPTAVDLRTYIDGRYKLTVYRGHPWGDLFDLHTDPGEVNNLFDHPDHQDLRHQLALRAIDTELARQPTTYQRIARA
- a CDS encoding alpha-N-arabinofuranosidase, which produces MAVLTSTITVDPAYVIGEIDPRMRGSFVEHLGRCVYTGIYEPGHTTADGDGFRFDVRDLTRDLGVSIVRYPGGNFVSGYRWEDGVGPREERPTKLDLAFQSIETNAVGIGEFMAWTRTVGAEAMMAVNLGTRGVEEAAALVEYCNHPGGGYWSDLRHRHGRADPYGIGVWCLGNELDGPWQIGRKPAREYGILAAAAGAAMRRVDPSIQLVACGSSGRRMATYAAWEAEVLEHTYEVVDYISVHAYHGPRGDTRADYVDFMAAGADMDAMITQVIGTSDYVGAKLKSRKRLNLSFDEWNVRHTHGTWRQGHEPWTVAPPLIEDTHSVTDAVVVGSMLNSLLRHADRVTMSCFAQLVNIHAPIRTAAGGPAWRQASYYPMQAVFAHSQGQSIRLAVESPPMTTQSYGDVDQVDAAATRDEDGSLTVFVVNRSLDDAVLSDVVVRAMGQPHVTEHVLLHDDDPDATNTHDHPDRVRPRHLDPPGLDGGRLQVMLPPRSWQMIRIVDDAGRRNA
- a CDS encoding sulfatase family protein, which encodes MRTGRPNILLVTTDTSRTDTLGCYGSTHAISPHLDALAAQGVVFEQAHTNAPVCMPARTSLLTGTHTPIHGTVENALHRRRHLTPCTDLLADVGYRTIMVGKTHFGPMPDSFAIQHPFAGEKGGPVQDEYADFLADHGYQRSVAEPGLLPEELTSDAWAVDTAIAEIDKVGATPFFLHCSLLSPHSPLDPPQRWIDAFADRELPPVIPGPDEPDELPRQLRDLLGLDDADTPDPDEIDRLRRLYYASAAATDAQIGRLVDHLDHAGLAENTLVIVTSDHGQQYYDHGFNDKHTFYDASWRIPLILRQPGTIPGGARQGFAMLTDVTATILAAAGVDFPPVQGFDLLPAVRDGRASPRRCATAVLYRSLALCNRRWKLEYYPDEDTGRLFDRIADPDELTDLYRDPTCQGVRDELLTALLIWRADLCDVEALQVSAGRGGPVAKRAMAMSAAVRGVDAEARVSARAAVIDDGAELA
- a CDS encoding ABC transporter substrate-binding protein; the protein is MSGNVGGRSLDRRHFLGGGLAGAALLGAAACRGAPSGNGGGGNGGGGDGGGEVSLSAMWWGEASRSEMFAEAVELFAGQHEDVTINSEYSGFGGYFDKLATRVAGGNQPSIFQLHAVSMGDYVSRGVVRELDDLLADPLGLDTLPDYVKDSCTFDGSFMLVPLGLATAPAMVVNTAVLERLGVDLPPADWTFEDFGALVRAVNAADSEMFGSVDASAKFVAFEHFVRSREQGANLFTPDGEIAFTVDDATEWFATWEELRADGAVPPMETTSAAQGFEADPMVTGLAAMTMAASSKGIEGHQRLVEDQLALFQFPTRNVEASLLAPVEWFALSADLSDEEARVAAEMCHFILTDTEAMSTVELHHGVPLFEEGREFLRAEIDTPVVQQIFDNVDEVAATDPWARVSYPAGMGSQIADLMRRTGEQIGFGEVSVEDGSAQFVEDAEQLAAEA
- a CDS encoding carbohydrate ABC transporter permease; its protein translation is MTSSAALHRPPARPSRRRRRRHRDNGWGYLFLAPWLAGLFLLTLGPMLASLYLAFTDFDLFTTPEWVGASNFITMFTDDESFLASLRVTATYVAIGVPLELLMALGVALALNRGLRGLSLYRSVYYLPSLLGGSVAIAVLWRQVFGGDGLVNQFLAMFGIHGPSWISDPDYALHTLIVLHVWQFGAPMVIFLAGLRQIPQELYDAASVDGAGRLAKFIKVTIPMLSPVIFFNLVLRLINSFQAFTPAYIISGGSGGPVDSTLFYTLYLYKEGFVNFRMGYASALAWFLLAVIAILTAINFLASKYWVHYER
- a CDS encoding carbohydrate ABC transporter permease encodes the protein MSAEVRAPSRAQTIGRRRRRLAHVLLILGAVVMTYPLLWMLASSLKPETEIFTQPDLWPNDWDFGNYAEGWRGIGETFGLFLINSTYISAFSIIGNVLSCSMAAYAFARLDFRFKKIWFAAMLATVMLPNHVTLVPQYTIFNSLGWINSYLPLIVPNFLGTAAFFIFLMVQFIRGLPGDLDDAARVDGCGPFKTYLYIIMPLLTPALVTTTIFTFIWSYNDFFSQLIYISDTSLFTVPLGLRLFLDAAGESSWGPMLAMGVLALVPVFVLFLAFQRLIVEGIATTGLK
- a CDS encoding DUF624 domain-containing protein, with the translated sequence MTTTHAPHGWVPHGSIRRLSVLALGATWLVYLALLWVLACIPVVTAPAATVALVERVRAWDTDGDVPSCRRFLASMGRHGVARSATVVGVLVVYAVLAADLHALGLMEQGRRAAVLIWFAVSITAALLTAFVLPTLANSVVGLAALKRSALLAIARAPLAAAVVAATGVAALIVVSVPLSAPAVAVALAWLVGRIHSRAVDSVRVQSIADRRTEGEGHT